Sequence from the Candidatus Margulisiibacteriota bacterium genome:
GCAGATAATGCTGCACAGCGCCATAGCCGAGGAAAAAAGGCTTTTCGGCATAAAAGAGGTGGCCCTCTCTATCAAAGACAAGATGATAAGAAGGCATCCCCATGTTTTTGGCGGCAAAAAGGTGTCGGGCATAAAAGAGATCTGGTCTAACTGGGAAGAAATAAAGAAAAATGAGGCTGTTGCCCGCTCTATCCTCGACAGCATCCCAAAGGCCCTTCCCGCGCTTTACAGGGCGGAAAAATCTCAGAAAAAGGCTTCCAGGGTGGGCTTTGACTGGGACTGTGCGGCAGGGGCCTGGGACAAGGTGGAAGAGGAGCTGCTCGAGATAAAAGAGCTTCTGTCTAATAAAAAGCCGAACAAAAAAAGGCTTGAGGAAGAGATCGGGGACCTGTTGTTCTCTGTGGTCAATGTCGCAAGAAAGACGGGCATCAGCGCGGAGAATGCGCTTCACGGCGCAGTGAAAAAATTCTCAAAAAGATTTTTTCATATGGAAAAATTAGCAGCAGAAAAGAACAGGAAACTTGCTCAGATGAGCTTTGAGCAGCTTAATGCGGAGTGGGAAAAGGCAAAAAAGCACCACTAGGCGGCTTCACACAGATGGCCTGCATTTGTTGTATAATTGGGTTAAAATCATGAAAGACAATTGGAAGAACATCCTTATTTATGGAGCAGCCGCTCTTCTGCTTATCCTTTTCCTGTCGCCATTTTTCGGAGGAGCCAACAAGCAAAAGGAAATATCTTTCTCCGAATTCCTCAACAAGGTTGACGGAGGCACCGTAAAACAGATCACTATTTCCGGAGAGATGATCAACGGGCGCTCACTTGACGGCAGCACATTCAAGACCAGGGCGATCAATTATCCAAATCTTGTCCAGAACCTTAGGAACAAGAGCGTAGAAATAAAAGTCGAGCCTCCGGCAGAGTCCGGATGGTTCGTCAATCTCCTGGTGCAGATAGTGCTTCCTCTGTTGTTCTTTGCAGGGCTCTGGTGGCTGCTTATGAGGCAGGCCCACGGCGCCAATTCGAGCGCCTTGTCCTTTGGCAAGGCCAGAGTAAAGCCCTTTGAGGGCGGACAAAAGGCCACCTTTGCCGATGTGGCCGGCATAGAGGAGGCAAAGGAGGAGCTTAAAGAGATCGTTGAATTCTTAAAAGTTCCGCAAAAGTTCCAGGAGATAGGGGCCAGGATACCGAAAGGCGTTTTGCTGATGGGAGCTCCCGGGACAGGAAAAACGCTTCTTGCCAGAGCTATCGCCGGAGAGGCCGGGGTGCCGTTCTTTTCGCTTTCGGGTTCCGATTTTGTTGAGATGTTCGTCGGGGTCGGCGCTTCAAGGGTAAGGGACCTTTTTTCGCAGGCAAAAAAAAGCTCTCCATGTATTATCTTTATGGACGAGATAGACGCCGTGGGAAGGCACCGCGGAGCCGGACTTGGCGGAGGGCATGACGAAAGAGAGCAGACCCTTAACCAGCTGTTGGTTGAGATGGACGGGTTTGACCCCAAGACGAATATAATCGTGGTTGCTGCTACCAACAGACCTGATATACTGGACCCGGCTCTGCTAAGACCCGGCAGGTTTGACAGGCAGATAGTTCTGGACAAGCCGGACATAAAGGGGCGCAAAGATATCCTGAGCATCCATATCAAAGGCGTAAAATTGGAGTCCGGAGTGGATGTTGAAGTTCTTGCCAGAAGGACCCCGGGTTTTTCCGGAGCGGACCTGCAGAACCTGGTGAATGAGGCCGCTATACTTGCAGCAAGAAGGAACAAAAAGAAGGTTTCCATGGCGGAGATGGAAGAGGCCATAGAGAGAGGGATCGCAGGGCCAGCAAAAAAGAGCAGGGTCATCAATGAGAAAGAAAAGGATATAATAGCCTACCATGAGGTAGGCCATTCGCTGCTTGCCAAGCTGCTGCCCAATTCGGACCCGGTACACAAGATATCCATACTGCCACGGGGCTTTGCCCTGGGCTATACTCTGCAGCTGCCGCTGGAGGACAAATACCTTGTCACAAAAGAGGAGGTCCTTAACCAAATAACCATTCTTTTGGGAGGCCGCGTGGCCGAGGACATGACCTTTAACGAAATGACCTCCGGAGCGCATAACGACCTTGAAAGGGCCACCGAGATGGCCAGAAAAATGGTGTGTGAATACGGGATGAGCGGTCTGGGGCCCAGGACCTTTGGAAAGCCCCAGCACCAGGTCTTTTTAGGAAGGGACCTTGGGGAGCTCAAGGACTACGGTGAGAACACGGCCAAGAAGATAGATGATGAAGTGGACGAGATCATAGAGTCCTGTTATTCAAAGGCAAAAAAACTTATGGCAGACAACAGGGCAAGACTGGATCTGATAGCTAAGCAATTGAGAGAAAAAGAAACACTGGAAGGAGAAGAACTGAACAGGCTTTTTAACTGGGCAAAAGAGAAACCGCAAAAGACGGGACAGGAAGAGGACAAGACCCAGGAGGCCTTATTCTGATGGAAAAGATAATAGAGTGCGTACCCAATTTTTCTATCGGCAAGAACGAAGCTGCAGCGGAGCAGATAATTAGTGCTATTAAGTCGGTAAGCGCGGATGTGCGAGTTCTGGATCATTCTTATGATCCAGACCACGGCAGGCTGGTTGTCACCTATATAGGGGACGGGGACACCTTGAGGGATGCTACTTATCAGGGAGTGAAAAAAGCCGTTGAGATCGTTAATCTGAATTATCACGAAGGGGTGCACCCTTATATAGGAGCAGTGGATGTAATACCCCTGATCCCGCTGAGAAAGGCCACTTTTAACGATTGCATCAAGATAAGGAACGAGCTGTCAAAAAAGATCTCCGATGAGCTGGCTATACCTGTGTTCATTTATGGAAGCATAGCCAAAAAGCCGGAGAGGAACGAACTTTCTTCCATCAGGAAAGGCGGCATAGAGGGAGTATCCGGAAGGATGGCGACCCCCGAAGGCAGGCCGGATTTCGGGCCCGCCAGGCTGCATCCCACTGCCGGGGCGGTTGCGATAGGGGCAAGGGAGATACTGATAGCCTTTAATGTCAATCTTGATTCCAGGGATATTGAGGCCGCAAAAGGGATAGCTGCAAAAATAAGGGCAAAAAACTCGGCGCTGCGCGGGGTCAAGGCCATAGGAGTGGAGCTGTCAAGCAGAGGCATGGTCCAGGTGGCCGTTAATATAATGCATTACAAGTCTGCTTCGATAAAACAGGTTTTTGATGCAATAAAAAAAGAAACAGCCGAAAGGGAGATACCCATACACAGCAGCGAAATAATAGGGCTTATCCCCAAAGATGCTTCTTTTGAAGGAATGAAGGAATACCTGAAACTGGATAATTGGGACGGAAGCAGGATCCTCGAAAACTTTTTATGACAACTGAGCTTCCCAAAGCTTATTCCCACAAGGAAGTGGAAGAACCTCTCTATCACACCTGGGAGCAGAAAAGCTACTTCTCGCCCGACGGACTAAAGGGAGGGACTTTTTCTATTGTTATCCCTCCTCCGAATGTCACCGGCTCCCTTCATATGGGGCATGCTCTTGATAACACTCTTCAGGACATCCTGGTGCGCTACAAGAGGATGAAAGGTTTTAAGTCCCTCTGGGTCCCGGGAACGGACCACGCGGGCATAGCCACCCAGAATGTCGTCGAAAAAGACCTCGCAAAAGAAAAAAAGAGGAAAGAGGACATAGGCAGAGAACAGTTCCTTGAGCGGGTCTGGGCCTGGAAGGAAAAATTCGGCGGGGCCATCACGGGGCAGCTGCGCAGGCTGGGCGCCTCGTGCGACTGGAAGAGAGAGCGCTTTACGATGGACGAGGGCCTTTCAAAAGCGGTGCGCAGGGCCTTTGTCCAGCTCTACAAAGAGGGCCTTATCTACAAGGGCAAAAAAATAATAAACTGGTGCCCCAGATGCAGCACGGCGCTCTCTGATATCGAGGTTGAACACGAGAACCAGAAGGGAAAGCTCTACTTCATAAGGTATTCCAAAGATATCGTTGTTGCCACCACAAGGCCCGAAACAATGCTGGGAGATACGGGTGTGGCGGTGAACCCGAGCGATGAGCGGTACAGAAATCTTATTGGCAAGGTGCTTGAACTGCCTCTTGTGGGCAGAAAGATCCCTGTCATAGCAGATGAGCTGGTAGATCCTTCTTTTGGGACCGGTGCGGTAAAAGTTACTCCTGCCCACGATGCCGCGGATTTTGAGATGGGGGAAAAGCATAACCTTCCAAAGATAAATATCCTTACAAAGAACGGGAAGATCACGCTGGAAGAGCTCGAGAACTTAGAAAAGCAGCGGCTTATCGGATATGTTGGCCTGGACAGGTTCAAGGCAAGGGAAGCAATAGTTGCCGACCTTGAGAAGAACGGGTTTCTTGAAAAGACGCAGGATTATGACAATTCTCTCGGCAAATGCTACAGATGCAAAACCGTGATAGAACCTTACAATTCGGACCAGTGGTTCGTAAAGATAAGGCCGCTGGCGGAGCCGGCCATCAAGGCCGTTGAGGACGGCAGCATCAGGTTTGTCCCCGAAAGATGGGGCAAGGTCTACCTTGATTGGATGATAAATCTTAAGGACTGGTGCATCTCGAGGCAGATCTGGTGGGGCCACAGGGTCCCTGTCTGGTACTGCAGTTGCGGGGAAGTGATAGCGGCGGAGCGCCCCCCCCTAAAGTGCCCGGGCTGCGGGTCAAAGAACCTGCGACAGGACGAGGATGTCCTTGATACCTGGTTCTCTTCTTCTCTCTGGCCATTTTCTACCCTGGGCTGGCCGGAAGAGACGGCGGACCTCAAAGAATATTACCCCACTTCGGTACTTATTACCGGATATGACATAATAACTTTTTGGGTGTCCAGAATGATAATGATGGGGCTCAAGTTCATGGGCAAAGAGCCCTTTAAGACGGTCTATATCCACGGACTTATCCGTGACATCTCGGGCAAAAAGATGAGCAAATCGCTGGGCAATGTTATAGACCCGATAGGTGTTATTGACAGGGTGGGGGCCGATGCCCTCCGGTTTTCGCTGTCCTCTCTGGTCACTGCCGGCGGACAGGACCTGAAACTGTCGGAAGAAAAAATAACGGAGGGCAGGAACTTTGCCAACAAGATCTGGAATGTGGCAAGATTTGTTCTTATGCAGGAGGCCCAGGGACAGAGGACTGCAGACCGGGGACAGGGAACCGCTGACCGTATAGAAAAAGAAGTTCTTGCTTTGGCTGATAAATGGATATTGAGCCGGTTGAACCTTACGATAGGGCAGGCAACTCAGATGCTTGATTCCTATCAATTCGGGGAAGCGGCCAAGAGATTATATGAATTTGTGTGGAGCGAGTTTTGTGATTGGTACATTGAAATGTCAAAACCCCAATTACTCAATAACAGCGAGCCTACCCTGAAAGTGCTGAACCAGGTCCTTTTGACAAGTTTAAAGCTGCTGCATCCGTTCATGCCGTTTGAGACGGAAGAATTGTACGGGAAATTTCCAGTTTTTAGTGACAAATGTCCAAACGGAGAGCAGACGATAATGCTGGCCGAGTGGCCGACAGCAGATGAGTCCTTGATAGATGAAAGCGTTGAGAAGAAAATGGGGCTGGTCTTTGAAGTTATAAGGGCTATAAGGAATCTCAGGGCGGACATGAATATCCAGGCAGGCAAGCCGGTTGAGGTGTTTTTGGAAGCAGGGGAGATGGCCGGGGACCTTTTGGAGGCAGAAGAGTATATCAAGGCGCTTACCAGGTCCGCCAATGTCAAAATAGAAAAGGCTATAGCCAAAGTCCCGCCAAAAAGCGCAAAGACGACCACCGAAAAAATAAACATCTATATCCCTCTGGAAGGCCTGGTGGATTTTGAAAAAGAAGCCTTAAGGCTTAAAAAAAGTCTCGAAGACCTGTCGGCAGCCGCCAAAAAGATAGAGAGCAAACTGGCGACGCCTTCTTTTACCGAGAACGCAAAGCCAGAACTGGTGGAACTGGAAAAACAGAAACTGAAGGAATATCTTGAAAGAAGGAAGGTCCTTGAAGAGAGGATCTCTGTCCTGACCAAAAACTAGTCTATGACCCTATTTATCCTTTCGATCTTAAGAGCCCTGCCGCTTTCCTCATCTATCTCCAGGTAGACCGCATTAAAAATTAAAGGCCCCTTTGATTCCACCTCGAACCTGTGAGGCATCTGCGAGATAAAACGCTGGATTATAGCGTTCTTGTCCACGCCAATGACCGAATCATACGAGCCGCACATCCCGACATCGGTGATGAACGCTGTGCCCTGAGAAAGTATCCTTTCGTCCGCGGTCTGTACATGGGTATGTGTCCCAAGTACAGCGCTTGACCGGCCGTCGGAAAAGTGGGCAAAAGCCGTCTTCTCCGAAGTCGCCTCAGCATGAAGGTCAACCACAATGACCCTGGTTTCCTTTTTCAACTCGCCCATCAAGACTTCCGCGCATCTGAAAGGGCAGTCCAGTTCTTTCATAAAGACCCTGCCCAGGAGGCTGATCACTCCTATGCCTTTGCTGATAAGGCTCCCCCGGCCCGGCGCTCCAGGGGGATAATTGGCCGGACGCACAAAAGCCGGGCATGAGTCTATCTCGGAGGCAAAGTTCTTGCAGTGCCAGACATGATTGCCGCCGGTCACAACATCGATGCCGAGGGAGGTCAGTTCATCGTACTTCTTTTTGTTTATCCCCATGCCTCCGGCGCAGTTTTCCCCGTTGGCTATTACAAGGTCGGGACAGTATTGGGACCTTACGGAAGGGAGAAGTTTTTTTACGGTCTCCCTTCCGGGCCTGCCGTTTATGTCGCCTATAAAGATTATTTTTTTCACTACTTTGCCGTGTCCGAAGCCCGGGTTTCCCTTATCACGGTAACCCTTATCTCGCCGGGGTATTCAAGCTCGGCCTCGATCTTTCTTGCAATGTCATAGGCGAGTTTGGGGGCCGTTGAATCATCTATTTTATCGGGTTTGACCGCTATCCTGATCTCTCTTCCGGCCTGGATGGCGTAGGCCCTTTCCACCCCGGCAAAGGAATTTGCAACTGCTTCCAGTTTTTCAAGCCTCTTTACATAGGCCTCAAGGGTGTCCCTTCTTGCTCCCGGCCTACCAGCAGAGATGGCATCAGCCACCTGAACGATGATCGCCTCGATCGTCTTAGGTTCCTCGTCGTTGTGGTGCGCCGCTATTGCGTGCACGACCTCGGGAGATTCTCCCGCTTTTTGGGCGAACATGGAACCCAGACGCGGATGCGTCCCTTCTATTTCCTGGTCTATGGCTTTTCCTATATCGTGTAAAAGCGCAGCCCTTTTGGCCAGCCTGGCGTTGACCCCGAGTTCCGAGGCTATCATGCCGGCCAGTTTGGAGGCTTCCACGCAGTTGGTGAGCACATTCTGTCCGTAGCTGGTCCTGTAATGGAGCCTGCCCAACAGCTGGATAAGTACGGGAGGAAGATTGTGGACATCGGCGTCGAGAGCGGCTTTTTCTCCGTATTCCCACATGGCGACCTTAACTTCCTGCTTTGACTTTTCGTACATTTCTTCGACCCGCGAAGGATGGATCCTTCCGTCGGAGATCAGTTTTTCAAGCGTAAGGCGCGCTGTTTCTCTCCTCAAAGGATCAAAGCTCGCAAGAATAACGGCCCCTGGAGTGTCGTCAACTATCAGATCAACCCCGGTCGCGTTCTCAAAAGCCCTGATGTTCCTGCCTTCTTTGCCGATGATCCTGCCTTTGAGGTCATCGCTGGGCAGCTCAACAGCCGTAACGGTAGATTCTGCCACATGCTCCACCGCGCACCTTTGTATGGCCGTTATGAGTATCTCCCTTGCCTTGCGGTCGCCCTCTTTCTTTATCTGCTCCTCCTTGTTCCTGATAAGGATGGAGGCCTCTTTTTCTATGTCCTTTTCCAGGTTGGACAAAAGGATGCTCTTGGCCTCGTCCTGGGACAACTTTGCGACCTTTTCCAGCTCCTCGATGTTCCTTATCCTGGCTTTGTCCAGTTCCTCCTTTATTTTGGAGGCCTCTTCGGCTTTTGCTTTGAGAGTTTTTTCCTCGTTTTCCAGCTGTTTTTCTTTTTCGTCAAGATGGTCCTCTTTTTGCCCCAGCCGTCTTTCCAGGTTCGAGAGTTCGGCCTTTCTCTCTTTGTATTCCTTTTCAAATTCCGAGCGCAGGCGCAGTGATTCGTCCTTGGCCTCTATCAGCGCTTCCTTCCTTTTTGTCTCGGCTTCCCTTTTTGCGTCCTCAACGATCTTTTTTGCGCTTTCCTCCGCTATCCTGACCTTTTGGTCCACGGTCTGGCGCTTTATCAGCAGATACGCCACGGACAGCCCGAATACGATGACTGCCGCAAGAACAAGATATATGAACAACATGAGCTCCATTTTAATACCTCCGTTT
This genomic interval carries:
- a CDS encoding valine--tRNA ligase, which encodes MTTELPKAYSHKEVEEPLYHTWEQKSYFSPDGLKGGTFSIVIPPPNVTGSLHMGHALDNTLQDILVRYKRMKGFKSLWVPGTDHAGIATQNVVEKDLAKEKKRKEDIGREQFLERVWAWKEKFGGAITGQLRRLGASCDWKRERFTMDEGLSKAVRRAFVQLYKEGLIYKGKKIINWCPRCSTALSDIEVEHENQKGKLYFIRYSKDIVVATTRPETMLGDTGVAVNPSDERYRNLIGKVLELPLVGRKIPVIADELVDPSFGTGAVKVTPAHDAADFEMGEKHNLPKINILTKNGKITLEELENLEKQRLIGYVGLDRFKAREAIVADLEKNGFLEKTQDYDNSLGKCYRCKTVIEPYNSDQWFVKIRPLAEPAIKAVEDGSIRFVPERWGKVYLDWMINLKDWCISRQIWWGHRVPVWYCSCGEVIAAERPPLKCPGCGSKNLRQDEDVLDTWFSSSLWPFSTLGWPEETADLKEYYPTSVLITGYDIITFWVSRMIMMGLKFMGKEPFKTVYIHGLIRDISGKKMSKSLGNVIDPIGVIDRVGADALRFSLSSLVTAGGQDLKLSEEKITEGRNFANKIWNVARFVLMQEAQGQRTADRGQGTADRIEKEVLALADKWILSRLNLTIGQATQMLDSYQFGEAAKRLYEFVWSEFCDWYIEMSKPQLLNNSEPTLKVLNQVLLTSLKLLHPFMPFETEELYGKFPVFSDKCPNGEQTIMLAEWPTADESLIDESVEKKMGLVFEVIRAIRNLRADMNIQAGKPVEVFLEAGEMAGDLLEAEEYIKALTRSANVKIEKAIAKVPPKSAKTTTEKINIYIPLEGLVDFEKEALRLKKSLEDLSAAAKKIESKLATPSFTENAKPELVELEKQKLKEYLERRKVLEERISVLTKN
- a CDS encoding MazG family protein, which gives rise to QIMLHSAIAEEKRLFGIKEVALSIKDKMIRRHPHVFGGKKVSGIKEIWSNWEEIKKNEAVARSILDSIPKALPALYRAEKSQKKASRVGFDWDCAAGAWDKVEEELLEIKELLSNKKPNKKRLEEEIGDLLFSVVNVARKTGISAENALHGAVKKFSKRFFHMEKLAAEKNRKLAQMSFEQLNAEWEKAKKHH
- the rny gene encoding ribonuclease Y, producing MELMLFIYLVLAAVIVFGLSVAYLLIKRQTVDQKVRIAEESAKKIVEDAKREAETKRKEALIEAKDESLRLRSEFEKEYKERKAELSNLERRLGQKEDHLDEKEKQLENEEKTLKAKAEEASKIKEELDKARIRNIEELEKVAKLSQDEAKSILLSNLEKDIEKEASILIRNKEEQIKKEGDRKAREILITAIQRCAVEHVAESTVTAVELPSDDLKGRIIGKEGRNIRAFENATGVDLIVDDTPGAVILASFDPLRRETARLTLEKLISDGRIHPSRVEEMYEKSKQEVKVAMWEYGEKAALDADVHNLPPVLIQLLGRLHYRTSYGQNVLTNCVEASKLAGMIASELGVNARLAKRAALLHDIGKAIDQEIEGTHPRLGSMFAQKAGESPEVVHAIAAHHNDEEPKTIEAIIVQVADAISAGRPGARRDTLEAYVKRLEKLEAVANSFAGVERAYAIQAGREIRIAVKPDKIDDSTAPKLAYDIARKIEAELEYPGEIRVTVIRETRASDTAK
- the ftsH gene encoding ATP-dependent zinc metalloprotease FtsH codes for the protein MKDNWKNILIYGAAALLLILFLSPFFGGANKQKEISFSEFLNKVDGGTVKQITISGEMINGRSLDGSTFKTRAINYPNLVQNLRNKSVEIKVEPPAESGWFVNLLVQIVLPLLFFAGLWWLLMRQAHGANSSALSFGKARVKPFEGGQKATFADVAGIEEAKEELKEIVEFLKVPQKFQEIGARIPKGVLLMGAPGTGKTLLARAIAGEAGVPFFSLSGSDFVEMFVGVGASRVRDLFSQAKKSSPCIIFMDEIDAVGRHRGAGLGGGHDEREQTLNQLLVEMDGFDPKTNIIVVAATNRPDILDPALLRPGRFDRQIVLDKPDIKGRKDILSIHIKGVKLESGVDVEVLARRTPGFSGADLQNLVNEAAILAARRNKKKVSMAEMEEAIERGIAGPAKKSRVINEKEKDIIAYHEVGHSLLAKLLPNSDPVHKISILPRGFALGYTLQLPLEDKYLVTKEEVLNQITILLGGRVAEDMTFNEMTSGAHNDLERATEMARKMVCEYGMSGLGPRTFGKPQHQVFLGRDLGELKDYGENTAKKIDDEVDEIIESCYSKAKKLMADNRARLDLIAKQLREKETLEGEELNRLFNWAKEKPQKTGQEEDKTQEALF
- the ftcD gene encoding glutamate formimidoyltransferase, producing the protein MEKIIECVPNFSIGKNEAAAEQIISAIKSVSADVRVLDHSYDPDHGRLVVTYIGDGDTLRDATYQGVKKAVEIVNLNYHEGVHPYIGAVDVIPLIPLRKATFNDCIKIRNELSKKISDELAIPVFIYGSIAKKPERNELSSIRKGGIEGVSGRMATPEGRPDFGPARLHPTAGAVAIGAREILIAFNVNLDSRDIEAAKGIAAKIRAKNSALRGVKAIGVELSSRGMVQVAVNIMHYKSASIKQVFDAIKKETAEREIPIHSSEIIGLIPKDASFEGMKEYLKLDNWDGSRILENFL
- a CDS encoding TIGR00282 family metallophosphoesterase encodes the protein MKKIIFIGDINGRPGRETVKKLLPSVRSQYCPDLVIANGENCAGGMGINKKKYDELTSLGIDVVTGGNHVWHCKNFASEIDSCPAFVRPANYPPGAPGRGSLISKGIGVISLLGRVFMKELDCPFRCAEVLMGELKKETRVIVVDLHAEATSEKTAFAHFSDGRSSAVLGTHTHVQTADERILSQGTAFITDVGMCGSYDSVIGVDKNAIIQRFISQMPHRFEVESKGPLIFNAVYLEIDEESGRALKIERINRVID